A part of Carettochelys insculpta isolate YL-2023 chromosome 1, ASM3395843v1, whole genome shotgun sequence genomic DNA contains:
- the LOC142002580 gene encoding olfactory receptor 52M1-like, whose product MSDSNTANFTNPSTFILLGIPGLEEAHVWISIPFCAMYAIAVLGNFTILFIVKREPSLHKPMYYFVCMLAITDLVLSTSILPKTLSIFWFSSREIDFNACLTQMFFLHCSTVVESGIFVAMAFDRYVAICHPLRHSTILRNHVVAKIGLAAVLRGGILVLPYPLQARKWPYCRTSIIPHSYCRHTAMLMMSCADIHASSYFSLSVPFLVTGLDLVFIAVSYCQILRALFSLPTKEARFKSFGTCSSHLCAFLVFYIPEALSSVMHRFRHHVPPHVLILIANVHLLASPMLHPVIYGMRTKQIRNRLQQFFSHKRT is encoded by the coding sequence ATGTCAGATTCCAACACAGCCAACTTCACCAACCCTTCCACCTTCATCCTCCTGGGCATTCCTGGACTGGAGGAGGCacatgtctggatctccatccccttctgtgccATGTATGCCATAGCTGTCTTGGGGAACTTCACCATCCTCTTCATTGTGAAGAGGGAGCCGAGCCTACATAAGCCAATGTATTATTTTGTCTGCATGTTGGCCATCACCGACCTGGTCCTGTCTACATCCATCCTGCCCAAAACactgagcatcttctggttcagTTCTAGAGAGATTGATTTTAATGCTTGtctcacccagatgttcttccttcACTGCTCCACAGTGGTTGAGTCTGGGATCTTTGTGGCAatggcttttgatcgctatgTTGCCATCTGtcatcccctgagacattccaccatcctgaGGAACCATGTGGTAGCCAAGATTGGCCTGGCCGCGGTGCTGCGTGGTGGCATACTTGTACTGCCATATCCCCTCCAGGCAAGGAAgtggccatattgcagaaccaGCATCATCCCCCACTCATACTGCAGGCATACAGCCATGTTGATGATGTCCTGTGCTGACATCCATGCCAGTAGTTACTTCAGCCTCTCTGTGCCATTCTTAGTGACTGGTTTGGATCTTGTTTTCATTGCAGTGTCCTATTGCCAGATTCTCAGGGCTCTCTTCAGCCTGCCCACAAAGGAGGCCCGGTTCAAGTCCTTTGGGACCTGCAGTTCCCATCTTTGTGCCTTCTTAGTCTTTTATATACCAGAAGCCTTATCTTCCGTCATGCATCGGTTTCGTCACCACGTGCCCCCACATGTCCTCATTCTCATTGCTAATGTGCACCTTCTGGCATCTCCCATGCTACACCCCGTCATCTATGGGATGAGAACCAAGCAAATCCGGAATAGGTTGCAGCAGTTCTTTTCTCATAAAAGGACATAA